A portion of the Gemmatimonadota bacterium genome contains these proteins:
- a CDS encoding PEP-CTERM sorting domain-containing protein encodes MTRQFALVLITCLTITSCTSTKGATEAEFSFTFQSDAEGWTAGFADLPANFEPSIYELDSGYRPLPPGLEGNGLYIQGHNRSDDLFMFFKRRIDGLKADATYAVFASLDLATNVPSNTFGIGGSPGESVYVKAGASTVEPVAEGDNLRMNIDKGNQSNGGASMVVIGNVAHPEVVGREFRLKSLDNADNPVNVTTDSKGGLWLIVGTDSGFEGLSTFYYARIAYTLKIVESPNSEASLLGPSSRSLD; translated from the coding sequence ATGACACGACAATTTGCCCTTGTTCTTATCACCTGCCTGACGATTACATCCTGTACTTCTACGAAGGGTGCAACCGAGGCTGAGTTCAGCTTCACTTTTCAAAGCGATGCCGAAGGCTGGACGGCCGGATTTGCCGATCTTCCCGCCAACTTCGAGCCATCAATCTACGAACTCGACTCCGGTTATCGCCCTCTGCCACCAGGTCTCGAAGGCAATGGTCTCTACATCCAGGGACATAATCGCAGCGACGACCTCTTCATGTTTTTCAAGAGGCGGATCGACGGGCTTAAGGCAGATGCGACCTACGCGGTATTCGCGTCCCTCGACCTGGCGACCAACGTTCCGTCCAACACCTTTGGCATCGGTGGCTCTCCCGGCGAGAGCGTGTACGTAAAAGCGGGAGCATCTACTGTTGAGCCTGTAGCAGAGGGGGACAACCTCAGAATGAACATCGACAAGGGAAACCAGTCCAACGGCGGCGCATCAATGGTCGTGATAGGAAACGTCGCTCATCCCGAGGTTGTCGGCAGAGAGTTTCGGCTCAAGTCTCTTGACAACGCCGACAATCCAGTGAATGTCACCACTGACAGCAAAGGCGGACTCTGGCTGATCGTCGGTACCGACTCTGGCTTTGAGGGACTGAGCACATTCTACTACGCCCGCATTGCTTACACACTCAAAATAGTGGAATCTCCTAACTCGGAGGCTTCACTTCTCGGACCGAGTAGTCGGAGTTTGGATTAG
- a CDS encoding SUMF1/EgtB/PvdO family nonheme iron enzyme, which translates to MSDILKFLCVLIGMGLIANCGDDYPVQPESEGELVEEMVEIPAGEFVMGTNEFGRDEGPEHVVFLDAFWIDRFEVVNADYRLFVATTGRDPSACADSVGFNAARQPVVGVTWFDAQDFCAWAGKRLCSEAEWEKAAGGDGRIYPWGNEDPDPTRLNFNGHVGKPSTVGSFPNGMSPFEVADLSGNVWEWVADWHRVDYYRNSPRENPPGPESGSLRVMRGGSWVNGAPAVRVQERGRLNPRWQGKGIGFRCCR; encoded by the coding sequence ATGAGCGATATTTTGAAATTTTTGTGCGTGCTCATTGGGATGGGGCTGATAGCTAATTGTGGCGATGATTATCCCGTTCAGCCAGAATCTGAGGGCGAGTTGGTTGAGGAGATGGTCGAAATTCCAGCGGGCGAATTTGTGATGGGGACCAATGAGTTTGGGCGGGATGAAGGTCCCGAGCATGTGGTGTTTTTAGATGCGTTCTGGATTGATCGCTTTGAGGTGGTGAACGCGGATTACAGATTATTCGTTGCGACTACAGGACGCGATCCTTCGGCGTGTGCCGATTCTGTGGGGTTTAATGCCGCGCGGCAACCGGTCGTTGGTGTGACCTGGTTTGATGCACAGGATTTTTGCGCGTGGGCAGGTAAGCGGTTGTGTTCCGAGGCGGAGTGGGAAAAGGCCGCGGGTGGAGATGGGCGTATTTATCCCTGGGGCAATGAGGATCCCGATCCGACGCGGTTGAATTTTAATGGGCATGTGGGCAAGCCCTCGACTGTGGGTAGTTTTCCCAATGGTATGAGTCCTTTTGAGGTGGCGGATTTGTCGGGTAATGTGTGGGAGTGGGTGGCGGATTGGCATCGCGTGGATTATTATCGCAATAGCCCGCGGGAAAATCCCCCGGGTCCAGAGAGTGGGAGCTTGCGCGTGATGCGCGGTGGCAGTTGGGTAAATGGCGCACCAGCCGTGCGAGTACAAGAGCGCGGACGTCTCAATCCCAGATGGCAAGGGAAGGGGATCGGGTTTCGATGTTGTCGGTGA
- a CDS encoding GNAT family N-acetyltransferase: protein MNKVTTYYLEMKSPSSLNEKTESNGLQVHECEIKQYQFNKFLYQFIGGPWDWTNKLSWSDEQWKAHVENDNLRTWLAQYKGAPAGYYELHKQDDGNVEILYFGLATKFIGQGFGGYLLSHAIKSAWQWGQTKRVWVHTCTLDHPHALQNYKARGMEVYHTETTDHEP, encoded by the coding sequence ATGAACAAAGTCACCACATATTATCTCGAAATGAAATCGCCTTCATCGCTCAACGAAAAAACAGAATCGAACGGACTGCAAGTACATGAATGCGAAATCAAACAATATCAATTTAACAAATTTCTATATCAATTCATAGGCGGACCCTGGGATTGGACAAACAAACTCTCCTGGTCAGATGAACAATGGAAAGCGCACGTAGAAAACGACAACCTGAGAACATGGCTTGCGCAGTACAAAGGCGCGCCCGCAGGATACTACGAACTCCACAAGCAAGACGATGGCAACGTCGAAATCCTCTATTTTGGTCTGGCTACCAAATTCATCGGACAGGGCTTTGGGGGTTATCTCTTATCCCATGCAATAAAATCCGCCTGGCAGTGGGGACAAACAAAAAGAGTATGGGTGCATACCTGCACCCTTGATCATCCACATGCACTGCAAAATTACAAAGCACGCGGCATGGAAGTCTATCACACGGAAACGACCGACCACGAACCTTAA
- a CDS encoding SDR family NAD(P)-dependent oxidoreductase, whose translation MRLQNKNIVVTGGASGIGQAAARCCAREGARVAVVDLDGAGVERTVREIENAGGNAAGYHADIKEENQVRALFENIGNAFGHIDGLINAAGILEGALVPIDEFDEFTWDRVIDINLKGSFLASKYTVPLMKKASKGVIVLIASGAGVKGGSSSVAYGSSKGGVHGLSLVLAAQLSNRNIRVHGVCPGGIETPLKMRVVQKQADAAGRDVSKMAAGLGDPEGVGKILSFLVSDEADYLRGSIFTR comes from the coding sequence ATGAGACTACAAAACAAAAACATCGTCGTGACGGGCGGTGCATCGGGAATAGGACAGGCGGCAGCGCGATGCTGTGCCCGGGAAGGCGCGCGCGTAGCCGTAGTAGATCTGGACGGAGCGGGCGTGGAACGCACAGTTCGAGAAATCGAAAACGCGGGTGGGAATGCAGCGGGATATCACGCAGACATAAAAGAAGAAAATCAGGTACGCGCACTTTTTGAAAATATTGGCAACGCCTTCGGACACATCGATGGCTTAATCAACGCCGCAGGCATCCTCGAAGGCGCGCTCGTCCCGATCGATGAATTTGATGAATTCACCTGGGACAGAGTCATAGACATCAATCTAAAAGGAAGCTTCCTCGCCTCAAAATACACCGTACCACTAATGAAAAAAGCCAGCAAAGGCGTCATCGTACTCATCGCCTCTGGCGCAGGCGTCAAAGGTGGAAGCTCATCGGTCGCTTATGGCTCAAGCAAAGGCGGCGTCCACGGACTCTCCCTCGTATTGGCAGCCCAACTGAGCAACCGCAACATCCGCGTCCACGGCGTATGCCCGGGCGGAATTGAAACACCGCTCAAAATGCGCGTTGTACAAAAACAAGCCGACGCCGCAGGGCGCGACGTCTCAAAAATGGCAGCCGGACTCGGCGACCCCGAAGGCGTGGGCAAAATACTGTCCTTCCTCGTATCTGATGAAGCCGATTATCTTCGCGGCAGCATCTTCACGCGATAG
- a CDS encoding sugar phosphate isomerase/epimerase, whose product MRLGVVGLLPRDFRTLQSPHLQTIQNLGFTGGAFHFPAELCEEITTADTDRCRTLFAEHNLDLAQFSITYPECLFDPDPEIRTAIIHKIKKGAEIAAGLSAQTYLLRPGSRNPAGSWTPHRQNHTPEARERLIETLRKITPTLEQHGVTVVMETHLVSILKNPETCRQMVESVGSPNLRLVMDYVNHFETLSQVYASTDRLDHIFSQMGAYSPVMHIKDIAIGKGLVIHLDETVPGNGELDLAHCFRHFQNHQPNNYGLIEHLKPDLIPEAAANTRAIASCAGVPIT is encoded by the coding sequence ATGCGCTTAGGTGTCGTAGGCCTCTTGCCCCGGGATTTTCGCACCCTGCAATCGCCACATCTTCAGACCATCCAAAACCTCGGATTCACCGGCGGAGCCTTTCACTTCCCCGCAGAACTATGCGAAGAAATCACAACCGCCGACACGGATCGGTGTCGCACACTTTTTGCCGAACACAACCTCGACCTCGCACAATTCTCCATCACATACCCCGAGTGCCTCTTTGATCCCGATCCAGAGATCCGAACCGCAATCATCCACAAAATCAAAAAAGGTGCAGAAATCGCCGCGGGCCTATCTGCACAAACCTATCTCCTGCGTCCCGGCAGCCGCAACCCCGCTGGAAGCTGGACACCCCATCGCCAAAACCACACGCCAGAAGCACGGGAACGCCTCATCGAAACCCTGCGAAAAATCACCCCTACCCTCGAACAACACGGCGTTACAGTCGTCATGGAAACCCACCTCGTCTCCATCCTCAAAAACCCGGAAACATGCCGCCAAATGGTCGAAAGCGTCGGATCGCCCAACCTGCGCCTGGTCATGGACTACGTCAACCACTTTGAAACCTTAAGCCAGGTCTATGCCAGCACTGACCGTCTGGACCACATCTTTTCCCAAATGGGCGCTTATTCCCCGGTCATGCACATCAAAGACATCGCCATCGGCAAAGGACTTGTCATCCACCTCGACGAAACCGTACCCGGCAACGGCGAACTCGACCTCGCCCACTGCTTCCGGCATTTCCAGAACCACCAGCCCAACAACTACGGCCTCATCGAACACCTCAAACCCGACCTCATACCAGAAGCCGCCGCAAACACCCGCGCCATCGCCTCCTGCGCCGGTGTTCCGATAACATAA
- a CDS encoding arylsulfatase, whose protein sequence is MMRKPNIIYLLADDWGYGDVSCLNPDSKIPTPHTDQLASEGMIFTDAHSNSAVCTPTRYGVMTGRYCWRSRLKRGVLNGYSEPLIEAGRMTVPSLLRDEGYTTACVGKWHLGLGWQVRDGAERMNGETVDFSAPLTDGPHTVGFDYSFIIPASLDMAPYCYIEDGVVVEQPVEETADSPRPEFWRGGACAPGFMHDTCLLELTIRAEGFINQHAKENGDKPFFLYFPAPSPHTPHFARGRFAGRSQAGEYGDYVTEHDWSVGRILAAVKRNGLADDTLIIVTSDNGCHEEPIGLKEKYDHLGNYIYRGQKSDAWDGGHRIPFIVSWPGVIEPESRCDKTVCLTDLLATVAGICDVELPGDAGEDSYDILPYMRGDLEDTIREATVHHSISGAFAIRKDQWKLVACRGSGGWSLREADVPADAPPMQLYDMTSDPEEQNNLFCEESEVAEELLEILDRYREGDRST, encoded by the coding sequence ATGATGCGCAAGCCAAATATTATCTACCTTTTGGCAGATGACTGGGGATATGGAGATGTGAGTTGTTTAAATCCCGATTCGAAGATTCCAACGCCGCATACGGATCAACTCGCGTCGGAGGGGATGATTTTTACGGATGCACATAGCAATTCTGCGGTGTGTACGCCCACGCGGTACGGGGTGATGACGGGGCGTTATTGCTGGCGTTCGCGGTTGAAGCGCGGGGTTTTGAATGGGTATTCTGAGCCGTTGATTGAAGCTGGACGGATGACTGTGCCCTCGCTGTTGCGCGATGAGGGTTATACGACGGCTTGTGTGGGCAAGTGGCATTTGGGTTTGGGCTGGCAGGTACGAGATGGGGCGGAGAGGATGAATGGAGAGACGGTGGATTTTTCTGCGCCGTTGACGGATGGACCCCATACGGTGGGTTTTGATTATTCGTTTATTATTCCGGCGTCGCTGGATATGGCTCCGTATTGTTATATTGAGGATGGGGTGGTGGTGGAGCAGCCGGTTGAGGAGACTGCGGATTCGCCGAGGCCAGAATTTTGGCGCGGGGGTGCGTGTGCGCCGGGGTTTATGCATGATACGTGTTTGCTGGAGTTGACGATTCGCGCCGAGGGGTTTATCAATCAGCACGCGAAGGAGAATGGGGATAAGCCGTTCTTTTTGTATTTTCCCGCGCCTTCGCCGCATACGCCGCATTTTGCGCGGGGGCGGTTTGCAGGGCGAAGTCAGGCGGGGGAATACGGGGATTATGTGACGGAGCACGATTGGAGTGTTGGGCGGATTTTGGCGGCGGTGAAGCGCAATGGGTTGGCGGATGATACGCTGATTATTGTGACGAGTGATAATGGCTGTCACGAAGAGCCGATAGGGTTGAAGGAGAAGTACGATCATTTGGGGAATTATATTTATCGGGGGCAGAAGTCCGATGCATGGGATGGCGGACATCGCATTCCGTTTATCGTTTCGTGGCCCGGGGTGATTGAACCGGAGTCGCGTTGTGATAAGACGGTGTGTTTGACGGATTTGCTGGCGACTGTTGCCGGGATTTGCGATGTGGAGTTGCCAGGGGATGCGGGTGAGGATAGTTATGATATTTTGCCGTATATGCGAGGCGATCTGGAGGATACGATTCGGGAGGCGACGGTGCATCATTCGATTAGCGGGGCGTTTGCGATTCGCAAAGATCAGTGGAAGCTGGTGGCGTGTCGCGGGTCGGGGGGCTGGAGTTTGAGGGAGGCAGATGTGCCAGCGGATGCACCGCCGATGCAGCTTTACGATATGACTTCCGATCCGGAGGAGCAGAATAATTTATTTTGTGAAGAGTCGGAGGTGGCAGAGGAATTGCTGGAGATTTTGGATCGGTATCGGGAAGGAGATAGGAGTACGTGA
- a CDS encoding sulfatase-like hydrolase/transferase yields the protein MSDKPNILWICTDQQRFDTLGCYGNPYVHTPNLDRLAEQSVLFETAFSQSPVCTPSRSSFLTGRYPRTTRCRQNGQSIPGDEIPVTKLLHDAGYVCGLSGKLHISVCNPSTCHGTERRIDDGYDQFFWSHDPAPRWPTNDYHQWLHDKGLKRDVQPFPDSRYVQTLPSEEHSQTTYCIQRAITFIRRCAEEGMPWTFSLNPFDPHHAFDPPREDLERYRDLLDDIPLPNYVEGELDDKPVWQRIDHGGSYGGKGMYAYDQMTDTDHRWVTAAYWALVDVIDRQIGHLLDCLEETGQRDNTYIIFTSDHGEMLGDHGIYLKGPFFYEPAVRVPLLISGPGLRNDGSRSSALVELVDLAPTILEWVGLDRHPAMQGRTLQPILKGDAPIDQHRDDIYCEYYNAMQGHKNPPAHATMVRTDRYKLVAAHGTGGGELYDLETDLTETHNQWNNPNYTTVRLDLMTRLADRMAWTVDPLPPREAGF from the coding sequence ATGTCCGACAAACCCAACATCCTCTGGATCTGCACAGACCAGCAGCGCTTTGACACCCTCGGCTGTTATGGCAACCCCTATGTACACACCCCTAACCTGGACCGCCTCGCCGAACAAAGTGTCCTCTTCGAAACCGCCTTCTCGCAAAGTCCCGTCTGCACGCCCAGCCGATCCAGCTTTCTCACCGGACGCTATCCGCGCACCACGCGCTGCCGACAAAACGGCCAATCCATACCCGGCGACGAAATCCCCGTCACCAAACTACTCCACGACGCCGGATACGTATGTGGCCTATCCGGCAAACTCCACATCTCGGTCTGCAACCCCAGCACGTGCCACGGCACAGAACGCCGTATAGACGACGGCTATGACCAGTTCTTCTGGTCGCACGACCCCGCCCCCAGATGGCCCACCAATGACTATCACCAGTGGTTGCACGACAAAGGTCTAAAACGCGATGTCCAACCCTTCCCCGACTCCCGATACGTACAGACACTCCCCTCTGAAGAACACAGCCAGACCACCTACTGCATCCAGCGCGCCATCACCTTCATCCGCAGATGTGCTGAAGAAGGTATGCCCTGGACCTTCTCCCTCAACCCCTTTGACCCGCATCACGCCTTTGATCCCCCGCGCGAAGACCTCGAGCGCTACCGCGACCTGCTCGACGACATACCCCTGCCCAACTACGTCGAAGGCGAACTCGACGACAAACCCGTCTGGCAACGCATCGATCACGGCGGCTCCTACGGCGGCAAAGGCATGTATGCGTACGACCAAATGACCGACACCGATCACCGCTGGGTCACCGCGGCGTATTGGGCCCTGGTCGATGTCATCGACCGGCAGATCGGCCACCTGCTCGACTGCCTCGAAGAAACCGGTCAACGCGACAACACATACATCATCTTCACCTCTGACCACGGCGAAATGCTCGGCGACCACGGCATCTACCTCAAAGGCCCCTTCTTCTACGAACCCGCTGTGCGCGTCCCCCTCCTCATCTCAGGACCGGGCCTTCGCAACGACGGCTCGCGATCATCTGCACTCGTCGAACTCGTTGACCTCGCGCCCACCATCCTCGAATGGGTCGGCCTCGACCGCCATCCCGCCATGCAGGGCCGCACCCTCCAACCCATCCTGAAAGGTGACGCGCCTATCGACCAGCACCGCGACGACATCTACTGCGAATATTACAACGCCATGCAGGGCCACAAAAATCCGCCAGCCCATGCCACCATGGTCCGCACCGACCGCTACAAACTCGTCGCCGCACACGGCACTGGCGGAGGCGAACTCTACGACCTCGAAACCGATCTCACTGAAACGCACAACCAGTGGAACAACCCCAACTACACCACCGTGCGCCTCGACCTCATGACCCGCCTTGCCGACCGCATGGCCTGGACCGTTGATCCCCTGCCCCCGAGAGAAGCCGGGTTTTAA
- a CDS encoding beta-glucuronidase, producing MSETQPRPEHPRPQFQRSTWLNLNGIWNFAIDSGQSGEAKGWPQNPADLDRAITVPFCPESSLSGIQHTDFMPSVWYHRTFDIPDEWTDKRVLLHFGAVDYHCKAWVNGRLIGQHYGGSSSFTYDITDALTSDANHLVVCANDDTRSGDQPSGKQCPDLYSRGCHYTRITGIWQTVWLEAVPESRIETVRIVPDLDSSRFVLTPTFKNAHRGHTFRAVLLNGKEEVAVSTMPATSGTAMSLRIKNPQPWSPANPHLYDLRFELRDGDTTIDTVNSYAGLRKFHIEGHKFYLNNTPIFLRLVLDQGFYPDGIWTAPSDEMLKGDIEKSLAVGFNGARLHQKVFEERFHYWADKLGYLTWGEYCDWGMNFGSPQSIHNQQREWREIVQRDLNHPSILAWTPYNETRRGATNHFEAHRRAVQETYDLTRALDPSRPCHDTSGYVHVCTDIYTVHDYEQDPVKFQTTYAPVSPDDWKNTPIRFPELNVPYQGQPYVVDEYGGTWWDPNAVETEQDADRKSSWGYGKRPTDIEEVYHRIEKLTAILLNHPNIAGYCYTQLTDIEQEQNGIYTYDRREKFDAKRLKKYFGAPAAIEEE from the coding sequence ATGTCCGAAACACAACCGCGCCCCGAACACCCCCGTCCGCAATTTCAGCGCAGCACCTGGCTAAACCTCAACGGCATCTGGAACTTCGCCATTGACTCTGGGCAATCCGGCGAAGCCAAAGGCTGGCCCCAAAATCCCGCTGATTTAGACCGCGCCATCACGGTCCCCTTCTGTCCGGAATCCAGCCTCTCGGGCATACAACACACGGACTTCATGCCCTCGGTCTGGTATCACAGAACCTTCGACATCCCCGACGAATGGACGGACAAGCGCGTACTCCTGCACTTCGGCGCAGTCGATTACCACTGCAAAGCCTGGGTCAACGGTCGGCTCATCGGACAGCATTACGGCGGCAGTTCATCCTTCACTTATGACATCACGGACGCACTCACCTCCGACGCGAACCACCTCGTCGTCTGCGCCAATGACGACACGCGCTCTGGCGACCAGCCATCGGGCAAACAATGCCCCGACCTCTATTCCCGCGGCTGCCACTACACCCGCATCACGGGAATATGGCAAACCGTCTGGCTCGAAGCCGTACCCGAATCGCGCATCGAAACGGTACGCATCGTACCCGACCTCGACAGCAGCCGCTTTGTACTCACCCCCACATTCAAAAACGCGCATCGCGGACACACCTTCCGCGCCGTCCTCCTCAACGGCAAAGAAGAAGTCGCTGTCTCCACCATGCCCGCCACGAGTGGCACTGCCATGTCCTTGCGCATCAAAAACCCGCAACCCTGGTCGCCAGCCAACCCCCATCTCTACGACCTCCGCTTTGAACTCCGCGACGGCGACACCACCATCGACACAGTCAACAGCTATGCTGGACTGCGAAAATTTCACATCGAAGGGCACAAATTCTACCTCAACAACACCCCCATCTTCCTGCGCCTTGTACTGGACCAGGGATTCTATCCCGACGGAATATGGACAGCCCCATCCGACGAAATGCTCAAAGGCGACATCGAAAAATCGCTCGCCGTCGGCTTCAATGGCGCGCGTCTCCACCAGAAAGTATTCGAAGAACGCTTTCACTACTGGGCCGACAAACTCGGCTATCTCACCTGGGGCGAATACTGCGACTGGGGCATGAACTTCGGCTCACCCCAATCCATTCACAACCAGCAGCGCGAATGGCGAGAAATAGTCCAGCGCGACCTCAACCACCCCTCCATCCTCGCCTGGACCCCATACAACGAAACCCGGAGAGGCGCGACCAACCACTTTGAAGCGCATCGCCGGGCCGTACAGGAAACCTACGACCTCACCAGGGCACTCGATCCCTCACGCCCCTGCCACGACACCAGCGGCTACGTACACGTCTGCACAGACATCTACACCGTACACGACTACGAACAGGACCCCGTCAAATTCCAGACAACTTATGCACCCGTATCCCCTGACGACTGGAAAAACACACCCATCCGCTTTCCCGAACTGAATGTGCCCTATCAGGGCCAACCCTATGTCGTCGATGAATACGGCGGCACATGGTGGGACCCCAATGCCGTCGAAACAGAACAGGACGCAGACCGCAAAAGCAGCTGGGGCTATGGCAAGCGCCCCACCGACATCGAAGAAGTGTATCACCGCATCGAAAAACTCACAGCCATACTCCTCAACCACCCCAACATCGCGGGGTATTGCTACACACAACTCACCGACATCGAACAAGAACAAAACGGCATCTACACCTATGACCGCCGGGAAAAATTCGACGCAAAACGCCTGAAAAAATATTTCGGTGCCCCCGCGGCGATAGAAGAGGAGTAA